The following proteins are co-located in the Paenibacillus sp. FSL H8-0079 genome:
- a CDS encoding KH domain-containing protein, translated as MEELVSIIAKALVDHPEDVTVRTVEKDRLVVYELTVHPDDVGKVIGKQGRIAKSLRTVVTSAAVKMDKRVTVDIIS; from the coding sequence ATGGAAGAATTAGTAAGCATAATTGCTAAGGCTTTGGTCGATCATCCGGAAGATGTGACGGTTCGGACGGTTGAGAAAGACCGGCTTGTCGTTTATGAGTTAACTGTTCATCCTGACGATGTCGGGAAGGTAATTGGTAAACAGGGACGAATCGCAAAATCTCTTCGCACGGTCGTCACATCAGCAGCAGTTAAGATGGATAAACGGGTTACCGTTGATATCATATCTTAA
- the ffh gene encoding signal recognition particle protein — MAFEGLTTRLQNVFSKLRGKGKVSDEDVAEAMREVRLALLEADVNFKVVKEFIAKVKEKAVGKEVMESFTPGMVIIDIVNKELTDLMGGSQAKLAKANKPPTVLMMVGLQGAGKTTTSGKLAKMLQKQNSRPLLVAGDIYRPAAIKQLQVLGEQIKAPVFTLGDQTSPVEIARQGLQHAKDNGNDYVIIDTAGRLHVDEELMEELRQIHSVVNPDEVLLVVDSMTGQDAVNVAEHFNQQLNLTGVVLTKLDGDTRGGAALSVKAVTGCPIKFASLGEKLDALEPFHPERMASRILGMGDMLSLIEKAQLNIDTDKAKEMERKMRNAEFTFEDFLEQMDQVKKLGPIDQIMDMIPGMGKMKQAKDLKVDDKQMGRIEAIVYSMTTEEKRNPDMINHSRRKRIATGSGTSLAEVNRLIKQFDEMRRMMKQFSDMMGPKGGGKNKAMKQLKGMGKGMKFPFR; from the coding sequence ATGGCATTTGAAGGATTAACGACCCGATTACAGAATGTGTTCAGTAAGCTGCGCGGCAAAGGCAAGGTATCTGATGAAGATGTAGCCGAGGCTATGCGCGAGGTACGTCTGGCATTGCTCGAAGCGGATGTAAACTTCAAAGTGGTCAAGGAATTCATCGCCAAGGTGAAAGAGAAGGCTGTCGGCAAAGAAGTGATGGAGAGCTTCACGCCAGGAATGGTCATCATCGACATCGTTAACAAGGAACTAACGGATTTGATGGGTGGAAGCCAGGCGAAACTGGCTAAAGCGAACAAACCGCCTACGGTGCTGATGATGGTTGGTTTGCAGGGTGCTGGTAAAACAACTACATCTGGTAAACTGGCTAAAATGCTGCAAAAGCAAAACAGCAGACCATTGCTTGTTGCAGGCGATATTTATCGTCCGGCAGCGATCAAACAGTTGCAAGTACTTGGCGAGCAGATCAAAGCGCCGGTATTCACACTGGGAGATCAGACAAGCCCTGTGGAGATTGCACGTCAAGGTCTTCAACATGCCAAAGATAACGGTAATGACTATGTCATTATCGATACGGCTGGACGTCTGCATGTCGATGAAGAGCTGATGGAAGAACTTCGCCAGATTCACAGCGTAGTGAATCCGGATGAAGTCCTGCTTGTCGTAGACAGCATGACAGGTCAGGATGCGGTTAACGTAGCAGAACACTTTAACCAGCAATTGAATCTGACCGGGGTTGTCCTGACTAAGCTGGATGGCGACACTCGTGGTGGTGCCGCACTTTCCGTCAAAGCAGTTACGGGTTGTCCAATCAAGTTTGCTTCTCTTGGAGAGAAACTTGACGCTTTGGAGCCATTCCATCCAGAACGTATGGCTTCACGGATTCTCGGTATGGGTGATATGTTATCTCTGATCGAGAAAGCACAATTAAACATTGATACCGATAAAGCTAAGGAAATGGAACGGAAGATGCGTAATGCAGAATTCACGTTTGAAGATTTCCTGGAGCAGATGGATCAGGTGAAAAAGCTGGGACCAATCGATCAGATCATGGATATGATCCCTGGCATGGGTAAGATGAAACAAGCTAAGGACCTGAAGGTTGATGATAAACAAATGGGCCGGATCGAAGCGATCGTCTACTCAATGACGACTGAAGAGAAACGCAACCCGGACATGATCAACCATAGCCGCCGGAAACGTATTGCTACAGGTAGTGGAACATCACTGGCCGAAGTAAACCGTCTGATCAAGCAATTTGATGAGATGCGCCGCATGATGAAACAGTTCTCGGATATGATGGGACCTAAAGGCGGCGGTAAAAACAAAGCTATGAAGCAGCTTAAAGGTATGGGTAAAGGAATGAAGTTTCCTTTCCGTTGA
- a CDS encoding hemolysin III family protein, with protein MANTYTYSRREEVANAVTHGIGAALSVAALVLLIVFSSIKGTAWHVVSFTIYGITMLLLYTSSTLVHAWKDGKVKDLFEIFDHSSIYLFIAGSYTPLLFIAVRGTLGWTLFGIIWGIALFGVIFKAFFTKKFLFMSTIFYIAMGWLIVIAWQPLMAAIPTGGIVLLVAGGLMYTLGTLFYVWRGFPYHHAIWHLFVLAGSILHFFMVLLYLTPLR; from the coding sequence ATGGCCAATACTTATACCTATTCTCGCCGTGAAGAAGTCGCCAATGCGGTGACACATGGAATCGGCGCTGCACTCAGTGTAGCTGCACTGGTGCTATTGATTGTATTTTCAAGTATCAAAGGCACGGCTTGGCATGTGGTCAGTTTCACGATCTATGGGATCACCATGTTACTGCTCTATACGAGCTCCACACTCGTGCATGCATGGAAAGATGGAAAAGTGAAAGATTTATTTGAGATTTTTGATCATTCATCTATTTATTTGTTTATTGCCGGATCATATACTCCACTTTTGTTTATTGCTGTTCGCGGCACACTTGGATGGACCCTGTTCGGTATAATCTGGGGAATCGCATTATTCGGCGTGATCTTTAAGGCGTTTTTCACTAAAAAGTTTTTATTCATGTCCACGATTTTCTATATTGCGATGGGCTGGCTCATCGTTATTGCCTGGCAACCGCTTATGGCTGCCATTCCTACAGGCGGAATCGTGTTGCTGGTAGCTGGAGGTCTGATGTATACACTGGGGACGCTTTTTTATGTGTGGCGTGGATTTCCATACCACCATGCGATTTGGCATCTCTTTGTGTTAGCAGGCAGTATTCTTCATTTCTTCATGGTACTGCTGTACTTGACACCACTTCGCTAG
- the ftsY gene encoding signal recognition particle-docking protein FtsY, which translates to MSFFKKLRDSIASKTESVTKQFKDGLEKTRKGLVEKVSDLVIRRKKIDEEFYEELEEILIGADVGVNTVMNLIEDLRVEVKKRKIEDAAELQPVLSEKLTDLLRSEQNNELKMNPDGITVILFVGVNGVGKTTTIGKLAHRFKQQGKKVIMAAGDTFRAGAIEQLEVWGQRAGVDVIKQQSGSDPAAVMYDAVQAAKQRGADVLLCDTAGRLQNKSNLMDELNKIYRVIQREIPEAPHEVLMVLDATTGQNALNQAKLFGEKSGVTGLVLTKLDGTAKGGIVVAIRQELDLPVKLVGLGEKIDDLQPFDSEQFVHALFAGLIQEQPAESAEEEEANS; encoded by the coding sequence ATGAGTTTTTTTAAGAAGCTTAGAGACAGCATTGCAAGCAAAACGGAGTCAGTGACCAAACAGTTCAAGGATGGATTGGAAAAGACACGTAAAGGGCTTGTGGAAAAAGTGTCGGATCTCGTTATCCGCCGCAAAAAAATCGATGAAGAGTTCTATGAAGAATTGGAAGAGATTCTTATTGGAGCAGACGTTGGTGTGAATACGGTTATGAATCTGATCGAAGATCTGCGCGTTGAGGTGAAAAAACGTAAAATTGAGGACGCGGCTGAACTGCAGCCTGTATTGTCCGAGAAACTGACGGATCTTCTTCGCAGTGAACAGAACAATGAATTGAAAATGAACCCGGATGGCATTACCGTCATTTTGTTCGTCGGCGTTAACGGTGTTGGTAAAACAACAACGATTGGCAAGCTGGCTCATCGCTTTAAACAACAAGGTAAAAAAGTCATCATGGCAGCTGGAGATACGTTCCGTGCCGGAGCTATCGAACAGTTGGAAGTATGGGGACAACGTGCCGGTGTAGATGTTATCAAGCAGCAGTCCGGTTCAGATCCAGCAGCTGTTATGTATGATGCGGTGCAGGCAGCGAAGCAACGGGGCGCAGATGTTCTCCTCTGTGATACAGCAGGTCGTCTGCAAAATAAATCGAACCTGATGGACGAGCTTAACAAGATCTATCGTGTCATTCAGCGTGAAATTCCGGAAGCTCCGCATGAGGTACTGATGGTACTGGATGCAACAACAGGCCAAAATGCCTTGAATCAGGCTAAACTTTTCGGTGAGAAAAGCGGCGTAACTGGTCTGGTACTGACGAAACTGGATGGTACAGCTAAAGGCGGAATCGTTGTTGCGATCCGTCAGGAGTTGGACTTGCCAGTAAAACTCGTGGGACTGGGTGAGAAGATTGACGATCTGCAGCCATTCGATTCGGAGCAATTTGTGCATGCCTTGTTCGCCGGATTGATCCAGGAACAGCCAGCTGAAAGTGCTGAAGAAGAGGAAGCTAATTCCTAG
- the rpsP gene encoding 30S ribosomal protein S16 — protein sequence MAVRIRLKRMGAHKAPFYRVVVSDSRSPRDGRFIEEIGYYNPVEQPAVVKIDEDKALAWLQNGAQASDTVRNLLSKAGVMKKFHESKLSK from the coding sequence ATGGCAGTTCGTATTCGTCTGAAACGTATGGGTGCTCACAAAGCTCCTTTCTACCGCGTAGTGGTATCGGATTCCCGTTCCCCACGTGACGGTCGTTTTATCGAGGAGATCGGTTACTACAACCCGGTTGAACAACCGGCTGTTGTTAAGATCGATGAAGATAAAGCATTGGCATGGCTTCAAAACGGTGCACAAGCATCTGACACTGTCCGCAACTTGCTTAGCAAAGCGGGCGTGATGAAGAAGTTCCACGAGTCTAAATTATCTAAATAA
- the ylxM gene encoding YlxM family DNA-binding protein, whose amino-acid sequence MSQENRLEKTNRINLLFAFYELLLTEKQQTFLKYYFHDDFSLGEIAAEFEISRQAVYEHIKRAEQVLENYESKLALLEKHERRNRNLEDLQNALERAGVSIDNNKQIHDIVAQLSE is encoded by the coding sequence GTGAGTCAAGAAAATCGGCTTGAGAAGACAAACCGGATTAACTTACTGTTTGCTTTTTACGAATTGTTACTTACTGAGAAACAGCAGACTTTTCTAAAGTATTACTTTCATGACGATTTTTCACTTGGTGAAATTGCAGCCGAGTTTGAAATCAGCCGCCAGGCGGTATACGAGCATATCAAGCGTGCCGAACAAGTGCTGGAAAATTACGAAAGCAAGCTAGCCTTGCTGGAAAAGCATGAACGGCGTAATCGCAATCTTGAAGATTTGCAAAATGCATTGGAACGCGCAGGCGTCTCCATTGATAACAACAAACAAATACACGATATTGTTGCCCAGCTCAGCGAATGA